A genomic region of Dreissena polymorpha isolate Duluth1 chromosome 4, UMN_Dpol_1.0, whole genome shotgun sequence contains the following coding sequences:
- the LOC127879710 gene encoding acid ceramidase-like, whose product MLSLLVFGLTLSLIAGQIPPYNDSCVQGQYPPPKDRRVPNYVINLDLPPEQRWLQLGADKHREIGAILLEMKKFLMEWGSGEIISIVDLLGDNLDQVLPSPYKEELTGMANASGIMIGELFIYNIFYELFTVCTSIVSQDAKGNMYHARNLDFGLFLGWDVKNRTWQLTDILRPAIVTLDWQRGGKTLFKSVNYAGYIGVLTAIKPGMFTFSMDERFNADGGYMGILEYIRDKKGYWMSFLSRETMESAGSYQEARDKLANTQLIAPAYFILGGTKPGEGCVITRNRHVNGTDVWPMTDSTAGGWYVLETNYDHWKAPLFLDDRRGPANKCMKAMGVQNTGFAGLFNVLSSKPVLNKLTTYTALMQVDSGTLETYLQYCPDPCEPW is encoded by the exons ATGCTGTCCTTGCTCGTCTTCGGTCTGACACTGTCCTTGATTGCTGGGCAGATTCCACCG TACAACGACAGTTGTGTACAGGGACAATACCCACCACCAAAGGA TCGACGTGTACCAAATTACGTCATCAACCTTGACCTTCCTCCGGAGCAAAGATGGCTGCAACTTGGTGCGGACAAACATCGAGAG ATCGGTGCCATACTCCTGGAGATGAAGAAGTTTCTGATGGAATGGGGATCCGGAGAGATCATCTCCATAGTTGACTTGCTGGGG GACAATCTGGACCAAGTGCTCCCGTCTCCGTACAAGGAAGAGCTGACCGGGATGGCGAATGCCTCCGGCATAATGATAG GCGAGCTGTTCATCTACAACATCTTCTACGAACTGTTCACTGTATGCACGTCCATTGTGTCTCAGGATGCCAAGGGAAATATGTACCATGCAAGGAACCTCGATTTCGGACTATTCCTTGG CTGGGACGTTAAGAACCGAACGTGGCAGCTAACGGACATCCTCCGTCCCGCCATAGTGACGCTGGACTGGCAGCGGGGCGGCAAGACCCTCTTCAAGTCCGTCAACTACGCGGGCTACATCGGGGTCCTGACCGCCATCAAACCG GGGATGTTTACATTCAGTATGGACGAGAGGTTTAACGCTGATGGAGGATACATGG GCATCCTAGAGTACATCCGGGACAAGAAGGGCTACTGGATGAGCTTCCTGAGCCGCGAGACGATGGAGAGCGCCGGAAGTTACCAGGAGGCACGTGACAAACTGGCCAACACTCAACTGATAGCTCCCGCTTACTTCATCCTTGGCGGCACAAAGCCAGGGGAG GGGTGTGTGATCACACGCAACCGTCATGTGAACGGCACAGACGTGTGGCCGATGACAGACAGTACGGCGGGCGGCTGGTACGTTCTCGAGACAAATTATGACCACTGGAAAGCGCCGCTCTTCCTTGACGACCGCCGGGGGCCCGCCAATAAATGCATGAAGGCCATGGGAGTTCAG AATACTGGTTTTGCTGGCTTATTCAACGTACTGTCATCGAAACCTGTTCTTAATAAG CTGACGACATACACGGCCCTAATGCAAGTGGACAGTGGTACCCTGGAGACGTACCTTCAGTACTGCCCCGACCCCTGTGAGCCCTGGTAA
- the LOC127878609 gene encoding homeobox protein Hox-B13a-like, which translates to MVGANETNMISQSSSNVGTMGGRFHPYLGRRPRGQFSADEVLHQSGSRSYYQPKACASSATYQHQQTIGTAFAIMPTARETHDDLSQYISGNISQLSTLKTLQDVCGLGLATASYANAAWLNGNVLSSTTQGSVKRTFESQNEVEGAIFDHPFYNRRRRAAAPEEGMTRTRDKYRVVYTEKQRNGLGQAYEENKFITMETRTNLSKELDLSDRQIKIWFQNRRAKERRDLKRSSVAESSTSDSDQSNSSDSASVTSSCRFGGNESEIRNEPFQSNSMDFQPDQFSGYHYVPTLFDSQQVTTCRWGNTFEQGPRNLDSSPLGTNTYEDFSTPRL; encoded by the exons ATGGTGGGTGCTAACGAAACAAACATGATTTCTCAATCCTCTAGCAATGTTGGGACAATGGGTGGTCGGTTTCACCCGTATTTAGGTAGACGTCCACGTGGACAGTTCAGCGCTGATGAGGTCTTACATCAAAGCGGGTCCAGAAGCTATTACCAACCGAAAGCGTGCGCATCTTCAGCGACGTATCAACATCAACAGACGATAGGTACAGCGTTTGCAATAATGCCAACGGCACGCGAAACACACGATGATTTGAGCCAGTATATATCAGGGAATATTTCACAACTTTCAACATTGAAGACATTGCAGGATGTTTGTGGTCTAGGGTTAGCGACCGCAAGTTATGCCAATGCTGCTTGGTTGAATGGAAATGTATTATCATCAACAACTCAAGGGTCCGTAAAACGCACATTTGAAAGCCAGAATGAAGTTGAGGGGGCTATTTTTGATCACCCCTTCTACAACCGGCGACGTCGTGCAGCCGCGCCTGAAGAAGGCATGACTCGAACACGTGACAAGTACCGGGTTGTATACACGGAAAAGCAGAGAAATGGACTGGGACAGGCCTACGAGGAAAACAAGTTTATCACCATGGAAACCAGAACAAATCTCTCTAAGGAGCTTGATCTATCGGACAGACAG ATCAAAATCTGGTTTCAAAACAGAAGAGCAAAGGAACGCAGGGATTTGAAGCGATCGTCTGTTGCTGAAAGCTCCACGTCCGACTCCGATCAGAGCAACTCTTCCGACAGCGCATCAGTGACGTCATCGTGTCGATTTGGCGGCAACGAATCTGAAATACGAAACGAACCGTTCCAATCAAACTCTATGGACTTTCAACCGGATCAATTCTCTGGATATCATTATGTACCGACACTATTTGATTCTCAGCAAGTTACTACATGTAGATGGGGCAATACGTTTGAACAAGGTCCTCGAAATCTCGATAGTTCTCCTCTCGGGACCAACACATATGAAGACTTTTCTACACCGAGGTTATGA
- the LOC127878610 gene encoding homeobox protein ceh-13-like — MLKTLQEVCGLGNANVCLTNAVWSPEHSISRTNNYEMKSEIKGENFDHPFYNRRRRAAVPEEGMTRTRDKYRVVYTDRQRKGLEQAYEENKFITMEIRSKLSKELDLSDRQIKIWFQNRRAKERRDSMRFSNTENPTSDSGHSTSSECDDRTSVTSSCRFVGLEIEISNDKFQTDQCQANSMNIKTDQFCGYNAAPVLCDSEPCSSSGWNNAVSHGGLKQADTSPLGAVINLDFPTWRL; from the exons ATGTTAAAGACTTTGCAGGAGGTATGTGGTCTTGGAAATGCAAACGTGTGTTTGACCAATGCTGTTTGGTCGCCAGAACATTCTATATCAAGAACAAACAATTATGAAATGAAGAGTGAAATAAAGGGCGAAAATTTTGATCACCCATTTTACAACAGACGACGTCGCGCGGCAGTCCCCGAGGAAGGCATGACACGAACACGTGACAAGTACAGGGTTGTATACACAGACAGGCAGAGGAAGGGACTGGAACAGGCTTACGAGGAGAACAAGTTTATCACTATGGAAATAAGAAGTAAACTGTCCAAGGAGTTGGATCTGTCTGATAGACAg ATAAAAATCTGGTTTCAAAACAGAAGAGCAAAGGAACGCAGGGATTCGATGCGGTTCTCAAATACAGAAAACCCCACGTCCGACTCAGGTCACAGCACTTCTTCCGAATGTGACGACAGAACTTCTGTGACGTCATCGTGTCGATTTGTTGGATTGGAAATTGAGATTTCGAATGACAAGTTCCAAACAGATCAATGCCAAGCAAATTCAATGAACATTAAGACAGACCAATTCTGTGGATATAACGCAGCACCAGTATTGTGTGATTCTGAGCCATGTTCTTCCTCGGGTTGGAACAATGCGGTTAGCCATGGCGGTCTTAAACAAGCTGACACATCTCCCCTCGGAGCAGTCATTAACCTAGATTTTCCAACATGGAGGCTTTGA
- the LOC127878611 gene encoding homeotic protein caudal-like, which produces MSDDVFSRLSLSREDLSQYFASDISQLSTLKTLQDVCGLGVASTCFNNAAWLSGNATPKLTQTSVKQSTCSEINGGNVDHPFYNRRRRATSSEEGLTRTRDKYRVVYTDKQRKGLEKAYEENKFITMETRNKLSKELDLSDRQIKIWFQNRRAKERRDLKRSSDAESSTSDSDHSNSSDFIDSASMTPSCRFGGNKNEYTKNTLPIAHYHNETGTNTTTDPFFGYQTVPSFIDSQPMFCSYSSSHGDLHYVDHTPLDIYSSFPTGRL; this is translated from the exons ATGTCGGATGATGTGTTTTCAAGACTGTCTCTGTCACGTGAAGATTTAAGCCAGTATTTCGCCTCGGACATTTCCCAACTGTCAACGCTAAAGACACTACAAGATGTGTGTGGTCTAGGGGTGGCAAGCACGTGTTTCAACAATGCTGCTTGGTTGTCCGGAAATGCCACACCAAAGTTAACCCAAACGTCTGTAAAGCAATCTACATGTTCTGAAATTAACGGCGGCAATGTTGATCACCCCTTCTACAACAGACGACGTCGCGCGACATCCTCAGAAGAAGGCTTGACTCGAACACGTGACAAGTATAGGGTCGTATACACAGACAAACAGAGGAAGGGATTGGAAAAGGCGTACGAGGAGAACAAGTTTATCACTATGGAAACCAGAAACAAACTGTCAAAGGAGCTGGATCTATCGGACAGACAG ATCAAAATCTGGTTTCAAAACAGAAGAGCAAAGGAACGAAGAGATTTGAAGCGGTCCTCTGATGCAGAAAGCTCAACGTCTGACTCCGATCACAGCAATTCTTCCGATTTCATCGACAGCGCTTCAATGACGCCATCGTGTCGATTTGGCGGGAATAAGAATGAATACACGAAAAATACGTTGCCCATCGCCCACTATCACAATGAAACCGGTACCAACACCACAACAGACCCATTCTTTGGATATCAAACTGTACCATCATTTATTGATTCTCAGCCTATGTTTTGCAGCTATTCTTCAAGTCATGGCGATCTTCATTATGTCGACCACACGCCTCTCGACATATATTCGTCTTTTCCAACAGGGAGATTATGA
- the LOC127878612 gene encoding homeobox protein CDX-4-like, translated as MKAQGIQQLSYQLVNSRPLSLDSTLTSHIFGAMPTSTAGSVRYRPYMDRDVTPINGQTRFSDYKVRNSSAYSCKYSQQRTAGECYSQLNYDYAGPYMGYDHSYLSTLRSLQEVCSIGTTINGLACLSDTSMPSISPPHGKHNPDAVASAKGSMNSVAGSTNCEHPFYARRSAATPADGMTRTRDKHRVVYTDKQRKGLERAYDEDKFITMEARDKLSKELELSDRQVQILLT; from the coding sequence ATGAAAGCACAGGGTATTCAGCAACTATCATATCAGCTGGTTAATTCAAGACCGCTGTCTTTGGACTCCACGTTGACGTCACACATATTCGGCGCGATGCCGACGTCCACAGCAGGTTCGGTTCGGTATCGCCCGTACATGGATCGAGATGTGACACCAATCAACGGACAAACACGCTTTTCTGATTATAAAGTCCGCAATTCTAGTGCATATTCTTGCAAGTATTCACAACAACGAACCGCTGGTGAATGTTATAGCCAACTAAACTACGATTATGCAGGTCCGTACATGGGTTATGATCATTCCTATTTGTCAACGCTGCGGTCATTACAGGAAGTGTGCAGTATTGGCACTACAATAAACGGATTGGCTTGCCTCAGTGACACGTCCATGCCATCAATATCACCTCCGCATGGAAAACACAATCCTGACGCAGTGGCCAGCGCGAAAGGTTCGATGAACAGTGTTGCCGGAAGTACTAATTGTGAGCATCCTTTCTATGCTAGACGAAGCGCAGCCACCCCTGCAGATGGCATGACTCGAACACGTGACAAGCATAGGGTCGTATACACCGACAAGCAGAGAAAGGGACTGGAACGGGCATACGATGAGGACAAGTTTATTACCATGGAGGCCAGAGACAAACTCTCCAAGGAGTTGGAACTCTCGGATCGACAGGTACAAATCTTACTTACGTAA